The DNA window GTTACGATTGTGTGAAGTTGGTACACCAATTAATTGTGCACCATGTTTCATTCACATGCAGTGAATATTTGTCATACATGCATAAAAAAATAATCATCCTTacaatacaaggatacaaggatgtttATTTTTCATAAACATAGACattcactatgtttacatgatgtttttaattccgaattagcaATTCAGCattaaatagttctgttgagttgatctttcatttaatttaagtgtttacatgacgttttcaaaacggaattaagctttattatAAGTGAATTAAATCAGaatttaaatgtctcatgtaaacgtaacaATAGTgaaattagctgtggttgcaccacctgactAAAATGTCACCGATTAACGACCGTTAAGCATCCTCATAGTTGTGTCACAAGCATGTAAACCTTCTCGCTTCAACTCGCCGATTGTCCTCCATGGAATCTATTAAATGCGAGCAATGCGAATGGCAAACAGATATAGGCTAAGTGTCGAAAGTGCTTTCGAAGTGCTGCATTGTATTGGGTTACACAAGAcaacactgcattgcattgcattcattAATAAGGAGGTTCTATTGCTAGCGCCCACGCTACATTAAGGCAACAATGTAATCATGTCATCCCACATCTGATCCTTTGATCCCTCTGGCATTCGTGGGTAAGTGGTTGGAGCGTCAGACTTGTTTCCAAAAGGTTGCCGATCAACTCCCGACCTGGTGGGGGGAGAACTAATTAACCTCCCATCCCCATCCAgctcaatgactgaggtaccctgagcatggtaaagtcctgccgcactgctcccttggggcgccattgggggctgccccctttcacgggtgaggtataaatgcaattccgCTGTGAGCAGTGAgaacagtgtgctgtggagtgctgtgtcacaatgacaatgggtgttggagtttcccagttgggctttcacttttcacagctttcacttgattaataaaaaagataaaataatcAGGGCGCATTAAAATGTATGAGTCGGCCTACTAAGACCATCAAACCACAGAAGAGCCTATCAATGTCAACAGTGAGGCAGTGTCAAGTGTGGCAAATATTTGATTTGACGCGTCAAACACCACTACACTTCCTTGTCTGTCTCGCGGCGAGGGCGAGGGACGAGGACGTGGAGCAGGCAGTCTAAATTACACTCCATCATTACAGGGCTCACGGGATTACGACACAACGCCAGACCCAGATTCAGTAATGCGTTTAGGGCTGTCGTCTCGTCGgacattgtgagtgtgtgagtgggtgcattATTCAGGCCGTGGTGTGTGTCTGACCTTGTTGAGGATGAAGTGGCGGATGACGAAGAAGAGAAGGCCAGACATAAGGCCAGACAGCAAGGGAGAGATGAACCAGGAGGacactgcggagagagagagagagagagagagagagagagagagagagagagagagagagagagagagagagagagagagagagagagcgagcgatacagagagagagacagagagagaaaagttgaCTTCACAAATCTTTTTCTCTCACCACgacacatatacgcacatgctcacatgtagagacgcacacacccacattacaagttaatatcaataggaaccaaatctgGTGAATAATCCAGACACCATCAGGACCAAAACCCTCCTGCAGTGTTAGGGATAGAGGAATCGTTTCTTCTTTCAGTTAAAAATGCTTCCTACACTGtaacagctgacacacacacacacgcaagcctaGAGTTCATTGTGAATAATGATCAGACATATGAAGTCtgaaaatacaaacacatacagacagttTGATGATACTTAGTTTAGGAAAAGATTTAACCCTTCCCGGTTCCAAACATTGTTTGggaaaatgattgggagagacTACAGATTAATTAAGATTTTGAACACTTCAGACACACAGGGTCAGCATTAACCCACTAATCAGGCACAAATCAgtgtttcttgtttgtttctttatttgtttAGCCGTCTATATTTTGACATCGATATCTTGACATCGAAATTGAAGCACTtcagggtcttcaccttttttccttggtgctcatcggtgtagggactctcaaacttgttcaAGGTGGAGGAAATTATACATTTAAACATAAAattcaaggttacaatttttataCTTCTTTTATAAAAAAAGTATAACATCTGACAGTATCCGAGAGTATAAAATCTGAGTACAAGACATTCGAAGCACTCAAGGTTTTTGTGTATAAAAATTGCATCCTTGAGTGCCTGGAGATTTCATCCACCTTGAAAAAGCAACTATGGCTATTTTAATGACCAAAACCGGCACGGTACATCTGTGCACCATAGATCAGTGGTGAGGTGATGGTGACCTACCGATTTTCACGAGCTGCATCCACTGCACGCCCTTGGTGCCGATGGCCACCATGGAGAAGCCGATCGTGGCTCCCACAATGCAGTGCGTCCCAGAGATGGGTAGCTTCAGGAAGGACGCAATCAGCTGCCATACTGCTGAacctggatggacacacacacacacagacgaagatccagggttatcgaaacgttgccgttttaatttaataaactttgattattccgcagtgtgcagaccgaCCTTCttgcactgaacacacacacagacacacaagtaaggacacacgcacacgcacgcacacttaatAACTTTCTTGACAACACTTCCTGTGAGGTGCTACCAAAAAACAACTGCGACAGGCCAGAACAAAAAGATAtccaaggagaagaggagacaatttggcaggaaagagacagagacagacagtccaggagaggaaatgaaagaaatgTGAGAAGATGacacagagtcagagtcagaaaGACAAAACGGAAGAACAGACACAGATACTGCAGCCTGACAGGTACTGTACAGGTCTGAAAAACAGGTTGGTGCAACATGACGGCCACATGCTGTGAAGAACTGACGTCTTCCTGCTGCAATTATTCTCCCAAGGAGGACATGTTTTTTTCCACTGGTGAAATGTGGTTTTTTTTGCTCTGCTATTCAAAACCTAGGTCAATTACCAGATTTGCATGAAATATTCTTGGAAGCTTGCAAATCAATAAAAAAAGCAGATGGATTTAAATGTGGTGCAAGTCATCCCTTTTTGTATTCATGTGATGCCCTTTCTTGTCCTGCAACTGGCCACAGGGAGGTATAGTGTGTGTATTGATAGTATCTAgggtttactactaattaatattgaAGACCAGAACCAGTGGAGTAGTTGGAATTCAGAATGGCAAGGTTTATTGGCTTGAAAGAGGAAaggggaggccattaggcccaacagcctgtccacaggcctccccacccctctccctgaggaggtgttaacaggtacaagcagggctctaaatgaacatgttttcatcatcagccaaaatggctagtgattgttaatctcactagccaaacacatacacaccaatgagTCAAAGCGGCTAGTAATttgttcttttctaccagccaaactgaaatttcaccagcatttggccggttgcctggtgttaatttagagccctgggtacAAGCAGAAGAGtgagaacaatgccagtggctgaacttaaaaagacctccacaggaaatgaggtcacatttgatgatgtcacatacagtgatagttttagccaatagcaatcaacacaagtgattcataactatcccctggAGGCCTATTGGAAAATgaacctttattgcctcttacaaactaagagagagtTCAAGGATAAAAGTTCAAGGATAAAACAAttcatggacattgaaatgtaatgtatcagattgggggcaatattccgATACATTCAGTATGCATCCATTTGACTGTCGAAGAAATAATTGGATTGTGGTGGTAATGCATATTACAATGTAGAATGTGATGTCCACTTTCaacaggacagaaagaaagaaacaactcCATGCCTTGAAGTTATTACACTCATCTAAAACCAAATGAAGCATTCACATTCAAAACACCCTCTGTACATTTCAATACATTTACACAACTCAGGCCATCTTCTTTAGTTTGGGCTTGAGTTGTTGTATTTAATAATGAGATTAAATTGagaaaatacaattaaaatgtgtatttaacTGTTTTTTTGTAATGGGTTTTAGAGGCATTGCAACAGAATTCCGAAAACGAAAGGCTAAATGTATCTTAGTGTTCAACGCTAAGGCACCCTGCCCGAGATCTTTCAGCCCTGTTTCAAGGCTCCTTCATCACTGTCATCGAGTGCACGAATTGGCAAAGGCCTGCACTTGGGAGGAGGGGAGTGAGTAAGTGCTACTTTCAAGTTTTCAAGATCACAAACTTGTTTCTTCccgaccatcaccaccaccatgagGATCCTCGAGTGTATATCATGGATCTTTAATTTTGTAAAAAGGACTCTGTGGTCAATGGGATACAGTACAGTGATTTTCTGAACATGTTTTTTTCACATGGTGATTGTGCTCGGCCATGAGGATGCTCTAGAGATCATGGAtgaatttaacttttttttaaacaactccCTTTTTAATATCCCATTGACTCTTtgtcaaaaaaatatataggctacaatCCTGTGCCAATGGATTTtgtagaacacacacaggcacacatcaaTACACCTGACAAAGACCATGTGAGGTCGAAACAatgtgttgaataaatcggtgagcagcaacagtgtgcaaaccttccttcttcctctacGTGACTTcatttgatccagcacctgtttgaCTGGATGTGCACGCATCCCTTACACTACAGTGGATtttgttaaaaagaaaagaaaagaaaaatggtttCTTACCGACCATGGCGCTGACCTCTCCCGCCATGAGGATGGGCACGGTCTCGTTGTAGAGGTTAACGTCTATGATGCCCTTGCGGATGGTCTCGCCCACCTTGGCCCCCAGCAGCATGGAGCCCAGCGTCTCGAAGATGGAGGCCAGGATGCAGGCCTGCTTCAGCGTCACCACACCCGAGCCCACCGCTGTGTcggaggagggttttttttttttataattttagTTGATGACAGCATAGATCTTAGCTTGGATAACATAAATTGTATTATGACCTATGCCACAGATattcttaaaatacaaaaaaaaggaaagggtctggattttttttttttttacatatcaaGACATTTTGCATAGATTTATCTTACTCTTTAGTCTTTACCTATTCCTCCCCCTATATACACGTATGGGCCCCCCATCCCCAATCCACCCACCTGTGCCGAAGGAGTTGGCCACGTCGTTGGCCCCCACCGAGAAGGCCAGGATGAAGGCGATGATGAAGCCCACGATGACCATCCATAGGTACTCGTCCAACATGGTGCCGCTTGATGTGGTTTTTTTATAATATGAAGAAAATAATAAATACTTTACTTAAGGCAAGAGGtgactggtggtgtgtgtggtggaaaaGATGCCAAAGGGGAAAGGATTTCTACAGGGCAGGAGGGCTAAGAGTATCCGAATAGTCACTaactggtgtttttttttatcctAATTGTTTCGGATTGATATGCACTAACTAGAAGCTATGACTAATGCCAAAGCTAAAAGGCTAACTTCAGCCGAAGTTAGCGCAGATTGGCCCGCAATAGCTAAAGCTGTGAAAGACAAGATATGCGTTGCGCAAGTGTTGTAGTGGCGCTAGCGGGCTGGCGCTGAGGTTAGCGCAGACGCGCAGCGCTAACTGAGCAGTCGGACATGGGTCTCGGTGGGAGCAGGAGCGGCGCGACACAGGTGGCAGTCCATCCTTCAGCTGTCGGCAAAGCAATCCTCAGGACCTCCTCAACACCCTGCGGAGAGGAGCAGACGGACGGGCATGTCAATTAGGACAGGGCTGGATAGGGGGAGACACTTCCAAAACACAACTATAACGGTACACAACACCAATGGAAAAACAAATtatgaaagttttttttcagaattcgtgctgcccattctcaaatgttacaatttgatgatggtggttagcatttgtgaaaaaggtaagtattcattatcactggGACATTTacactttacatacatgaaaacgTGGATCTTcttcattgtccaccatttttaatttccagaaatagacatttttagatgcaaaacttgctgtacttttgtcatactagtaaagtagtttattatttaataaacATTCATAAACAcggaatttggcagtagacagcgcagtttccatgagcagcatagttgtaacaCCCCATCTGTCCACCaccccacacagtgcacctttaatcatTAGGTGACCCAAGCAACAACATCTTTTTGGGTTTCAGCTTACATACATGAATCTAACAAAGCGTTTCATGCTTGTGGTTGATTAATGTCAGAGGTACTACTTCAAAATAATTGCAGACGAGTCAAACTTCAGTATGCAGAGGGTTCCACCCTCCCTGTTAAGTGCACTCAATGCCATTGGCCCTGACAGGCTATTGCACCACTCCTGCCTTAAGGCAAACACAGCTCTATAATATCAGGCATGGCGTGGTGTGGTGCGGGGGCTGAGgaacaggtgtgtctgtgtgtgtgtgtgtgtgtgtgtgtgaggagaggcaaTCAGTAATGTGCGCTCGTTAGCTGTGTGACTGACCATTAATGACCATGGCtttgaggagtgtgtgtttgcggcAAGCCATAAGTGGATacgatgcatgtgtgcgtgtgcgtgtgcgtgtgtgtgtccgtctgtggaATGTGTTCAAGTGTGTTATGTTTGTCAGGCATATGTCAGCcatgcatatgggtgtgtgtgtgtgcgttactgaggaaagtgtgtgtgcgtgtgtatgcaagcatgttatgtatgtgagtgtgtgtgcgtgtttgtgtgtacaagtgtgttatgtttgtgagtgcgtacatacgtgtgtgtgtgtgtgtgtgtgtgtgtgtgtgtgtgtgtgttatgtttgtgAGTGCGTACATGTACAaacatgcgtccgtgcgtggagagtgtgtgtgcagcatatggtgtctgtgtttgcgtatTACGTGCAtgcctgttatgtgtgtgtgtgtgtgtttgcacatgcagCATGAAACAATAAGTCAACCTGAAGGGAAGAATGGGCCATTTCTGAGTGGGATTATCCCTTTGTGCGGAGGGCATTAAATGTAAACAGCTTGTGGAAGCCAGGCCAGACTAACGCCGGCCGGGGCGGCCGCATAACACG is part of the Engraulis encrasicolus isolate BLACKSEA-1 unplaced genomic scaffold, IST_EnEncr_1.0 scaffold_761_np1212, whole genome shotgun sequence genome and encodes:
- the LOC134444823 gene encoding sodium-dependent phosphate transporter 2-like, yielding MLDEYLWMVIVGFIIAFILAFSVGANDVANSFGTAVGSGVVTLKQACILASIFETLGSMLLGAKVGETIRKGIIDVNLYNETVPILMAGEVSAMVGSAVWQLIASFLKLPISGTHCIVGATIGFSMVAIGTKGVQWMQLVKIVSSWFISPLLSGLMSGLLFFVIRHFILNKVRHTPRPE